The Methanomassiliicoccales archaeon genome has a segment encoding these proteins:
- the rnhB gene encoding ribonuclease HII — MICGLDEAGRGPVMGPLVVAAVLVEDDRLFREWGVKDSKQHKPEERERLSELIKAYSSWKVVVITPESIDDRKGSTSLNTLEIRAFASLLDDLRPQKAFVDACDVNEVNFRRLLMRQTKCGAELVCEHKADENYPVVSAASIIAKVHRDEAMRCIGAELGDVGSGYTSDPKTRAFLEKWIREKGDLPPHTRRSWATAKEMLGVSKVSKLDEWE; from the coding sequence ATGATATGTGGCCTTGACGAAGCTGGCCGGGGTCCGGTCATGGGACCCCTGGTAGTGGCCGCAGTGCTGGTGGAGGACGACCGGCTCTTCCGCGAATGGGGGGTCAAGGACTCCAAGCAGCACAAACCGGAGGAGAGGGAACGGCTATCTGAGCTGATCAAGGCCTATTCGTCCTGGAAGGTGGTGGTCATCACCCCGGAGTCCATCGACGACCGGAAAGGGTCCACCTCGCTCAACACCCTGGAGATAAGGGCCTTCGCCTCCCTCCTGGACGACCTGCGCCCGCAGAAGGCCTTCGTGGACGCCTGCGATGTGAACGAGGTCAACTTCCGCCGTCTGCTCATGAGGCAGACCAAGTGCGGAGCGGAGCTGGTCTGCGAGCACAAGGCGGACGAGAACTATCCTGTGGTCTCCGCAGCCTCCATCATAGCCAAGGTCCATCGGGACGAGGCGATGCGCTGCATCGGGGCAGAGCTGGGAGATGTCGGCAGCGGTTACACCTCCGATCCCAAGACCAGGGCCTTCCTGGAAAAATGGATAAGGGAGAAGGGGGATTTGCCACCCCATACCCGGAGATCATGGGCGACGGCCAAGGAGATGCTTGGCGTGTCCAAGGTCTCCAAGCTGGACGAATGGGAGTGA
- the glmS gene encoding glutamine--fructose-6-phosphate transaminase (isomerizing), giving the protein MCGIVGYSGYRPAVDVLMEGLKRLEYRGYDSAGVVTVEKDHLVLVKRQGELEVLRGSLPKLEGRSGIGHTRWATCGRPSDRNAHPFLSCDSKLAIVHNGIIENYMALREDLESRGHRFTSDTDTEVMVHLLEEHYEGDLRKALALTVQDIQGTYAIAAVKEGGKEIAAARKENPLVVGLGVKENFLASDVTALLSYTSKVLYIMDGETVSLTPSGVKVYDSKGSQVKRDPSMITWSAEDAQKGGFEHFMLKEIFEGPNAIHNTMMGALDMIENGEVLPNTDFQSIKIVACGSSYHAAMGGKYAMEEFAGVPTTLELASEYRYSPGAREAPLVILVSQSGETADTLAAAREARRRGCRTLAITNVIGSTITREVDEVFYTKAGPEIGVAATKTFLTQVLAMYLLAIRIGYAKGTLSYDSMRSVLSSLRQSSNVVQAVLNHVHDIENASRMIDSAEHCFFIGRNINYPTVLEGALKLKEISYIHAEGFAAGELKHGPLALLDSSTPVIAVAIKGDHTYEKMLANISEVAARDSPVLGVGIEGDTELARLCEKMIYIPQVKPVFSPIPVTVALQVLSYYVAKRRDCSIDKPKNLAKSVTVE; this is encoded by the coding sequence ATGTGCGGCATAGTAGGTTACTCGGGGTACCGTCCAGCGGTGGATGTGCTGATGGAGGGCCTGAAACGCCTGGAGTACCGGGGCTACGACTCCGCTGGAGTGGTCACGGTAGAGAAGGACCACCTGGTGCTGGTCAAACGCCAGGGAGAGCTGGAGGTGTTGAGGGGCTCGTTGCCTAAGCTCGAGGGGCGCTCAGGCATCGGGCACACCCGCTGGGCCACCTGCGGTCGTCCTTCGGACCGCAATGCCCATCCTTTCCTATCCTGCGACAGCAAACTGGCCATCGTTCACAACGGGATTATCGAGAACTATATGGCCCTCAGGGAGGACCTAGAATCCCGGGGTCACCGTTTCACCTCCGACACCGACACCGAGGTCATGGTGCACTTGCTGGAGGAGCATTACGAGGGCGACCTGCGTAAAGCTCTGGCCCTTACGGTCCAGGACATCCAGGGAACCTACGCCATAGCGGCGGTCAAGGAGGGCGGAAAGGAGATAGCTGCCGCTCGCAAGGAGAACCCCCTGGTGGTGGGGCTGGGGGTCAAGGAGAACTTCCTGGCGTCAGATGTCACCGCCCTTTTGAGCTACACCAGCAAGGTCCTGTACATCATGGACGGGGAGACAGTGTCCCTGACGCCGTCCGGGGTAAAGGTGTACGATTCGAAAGGTTCCCAGGTCAAGCGCGATCCGTCCATGATCACCTGGTCCGCCGAGGACGCCCAGAAGGGCGGGTTCGAGCACTTCATGCTCAAAGAGATATTCGAAGGACCGAACGCCATACACAACACGATGATGGGCGCCCTAGACATGATCGAGAACGGCGAGGTGCTTCCCAACACCGACTTCCAGTCCATCAAGATAGTGGCCTGCGGCTCTTCCTACCACGCGGCCATGGGCGGCAAGTACGCCATGGAGGAGTTCGCCGGGGTGCCGACCACGCTCGAGCTGGCCTCAGAATACAGGTACTCGCCCGGGGCGCGCGAGGCTCCGTTGGTCATCCTGGTGAGCCAAAGTGGGGAGACCGCGGACACGCTGGCCGCAGCCAGGGAGGCCAGGCGCCGCGGGTGCCGGACCCTGGCGATCACCAACGTCATCGGCTCGACCATCACCCGTGAGGTGGACGAGGTGTTCTACACCAAGGCCGGCCCGGAGATCGGGGTGGCGGCCACGAAGACGTTCCTCACCCAAGTCTTGGCCATGTACCTGTTGGCCATACGCATTGGTTATGCCAAAGGCACCCTGAGCTACGATTCCATGCGCAGCGTCCTCTCCTCATTGCGGCAATCGTCCAACGTGGTCCAGGCGGTCCTGAACCACGTGCACGACATAGAGAACGCCAGCCGGATGATCGATTCGGCCGAGCACTGCTTCTTCATCGGACGGAACATCAACTACCCGACGGTCCTGGAAGGTGCGCTGAAGCTCAAGGAGATATCCTACATCCACGCTGAAGGGTTCGCCGCCGGAGAGCTCAAACATGGTCCGTTGGCCCTGCTGGATTCGAGCACCCCGGTCATCGCCGTGGCCATTAAGGGGGACCACACCTACGAGAAGATGCTGGCCAACATATCCGAGGTGGCCGCCCGGGACAGCCCGGTGCTGGGCGTGGGCATCGAAGGGGACACGGAGCTGGCCAGGCTATGCGAGAAGATGATATACATCCCGCAGGTGAAGCCGGTCTTCTCCCCCATCCCGGTGACCGTGGCCCTGCAGGTGCTGTCCTACTATGTGGCCAAGAGACGCGACTGCTCGATCGACAAACCCAAGAACCTGGCCAAGAGCGTGACCGTGGAGTGA
- a CDS encoding aspartate 1-decarboxylase: protein MHSSMRQLLRGKIHRATVTAAEPDYVGSIVIDQDLLDRADIWAGEKVLVSDVDNAARFETYAVPGKRGSGVISVNGAAAHLVKVGDKIIIMAFEMTDQPIPSKVVLVDQGNRFVRNL, encoded by the coding sequence TTGCATAGTTCCATGAGGCAGCTCCTGCGGGGAAAGATACACCGGGCCACGGTCACCGCCGCCGAGCCCGATTACGTGGGAAGCATAGTCATTGACCAGGACCTCCTGGACCGGGCAGACATCTGGGCGGGGGAGAAGGTACTTGTCTCCGACGTGGACAACGCCGCCCGTTTCGAGACCTACGCCGTTCCAGGCAAGCGGGGTTCGGGTGTCATAAGCGTCAACGGGGCCGCTGCGCACCTGGTGAAGGTCGGCGACAAGATAATCATCATGGCCTTCGAGATGACGGACCAACCCATACCCTCCAAAGTAGTGTTGGTAGACCAGGGCAACCGCTTCGTGCGCAACCTGTGA
- a CDS encoding RAD55 family ATPase, translated as MFKTNFPQMCSVLLLGSPGVGLLEFELSMVKEYLDDGEPVVFVSMDMLPRDLLNMMERFGIPMDRLGDGLYVIDYHSSLLGNSEDRDGQEKDKVRRIHDLEGIMFNVANIHAEVKKPLRVFVHTLSTLFLYNQPSVVLKFFQISASRIRSEFGTAFIAVFDGVHDEKSLNHLMALADGVLELRFDTDLNRMMRVRHMRGMSASNRWIPFEIASIGDEASTHVLQWK; from the coding sequence ATGTTCAAGACCAATTTCCCTCAGATGTGCTCGGTCCTGCTGCTCGGAAGCCCGGGAGTAGGCCTGCTGGAGTTCGAGTTGAGCATGGTCAAGGAATACCTGGACGACGGAGAGCCGGTGGTCTTCGTCTCCATGGACATGCTGCCGCGGGACCTCCTGAACATGATGGAGCGCTTCGGCATACCGATGGACCGGCTGGGTGACGGTCTGTACGTCATCGATTACCATTCCAGCCTCCTCGGCAATTCCGAGGACCGGGACGGGCAGGAGAAGGACAAGGTGCGGCGCATCCACGACCTAGAAGGGATCATGTTCAATGTGGCCAACATCCACGCTGAGGTCAAGAAGCCCCTGCGCGTCTTCGTCCACACCCTCTCCACGCTTTTCCTTTACAACCAGCCGAGCGTGGTGCTCAAGTTCTTCCAGATCAGCGCATCGCGCATAAGGAGCGAGTTCGGAACGGCCTTCATCGCGGTGTTCGACGGAGTACATGACGAGAAGTCCCTGAACCACCTCATGGCCCTGGCGGACGGCGTATTGGAACTAAGGTTCGATACGGACCTCAATCGCATGATGAGGGTGAGGCATATGCGCGGCATGTCCGCGTCCAATCGTTGGATACCGTTCGAGATCGCGTCGATCGGGGACGAGGCCTCGACCCACGTGCTGCAGTGGAAGTGA
- the glpA gene encoding anaerobic glycerol-3-phosphate dehydrogenase subunit A encodes MRKEVLVIGGGATGAGVVRDLALRGVDCALLEMGDYCHGASGGNHGLLHSGGRYAVKDASSASECAHENAILRRIAPFCIETTGGLFVSLPDDDPNFPETFGKACQVTGVQAQEVTVKEALSLEPGLSRDVVRCFEVPDGSIDPFSLVLANLDQAREGGACVLNHCQVTALHMDGERVDRVEYLDGRDGQKHAVLPEVVVNAAGAWTPTIAKMAEVEMPMALDQGSMLVLDGRLCGRVIDRLRPPSNGDIAVPNHTSTVLGTTSASVDSPEKAEVTAKDAGLLLHEISAMLPECRSARVVRAYCGVRPLLGGTGGREASRSFSIVRNERAENLLSVAGGKLTTYRLMAEKVSDQACALLGKTCHCRTHIETLGPDTPVLGKGIALARLHRKYGDRALSIPIADQRLICSCEQVLRSEVQYVMEDPDVLTMTDVMRRTRAGMGYCQGLDCSLGVLEMFVEARDADPMSTLAEFLDERDKGASVPGEQSRQELLRRHLLQGVYGVRRLER; translated from the coding sequence ATGCGGAAGGAAGTGCTGGTCATAGGGGGCGGAGCTACCGGGGCCGGGGTGGTCCGAGACCTCGCCCTCCGAGGCGTGGACTGCGCCCTGCTGGAGATGGGCGACTACTGCCACGGGGCCAGCGGCGGCAATCATGGGCTTCTTCACAGCGGCGGGCGCTACGCGGTCAAGGATGCCTCCTCGGCCAGCGAGTGCGCCCATGAGAACGCCATACTGAGGAGGATCGCCCCCTTCTGCATCGAGACCACCGGTGGCCTTTTCGTTTCCCTGCCCGATGACGATCCCAATTTCCCCGAGACCTTCGGCAAGGCCTGCCAAGTGACCGGAGTACAGGCCCAGGAGGTCACGGTAAAGGAGGCGCTGTCGTTGGAACCAGGCCTCAGCCGTGACGTCGTGCGCTGTTTCGAGGTCCCGGACGGTTCCATCGACCCATTCTCCCTGGTCCTGGCAAACCTGGACCAGGCCCGGGAGGGCGGCGCGTGCGTGCTGAACCATTGTCAGGTCACCGCCCTGCATATGGACGGTGAGCGGGTGGACCGGGTCGAGTACCTGGACGGGCGGGACGGTCAGAAGCACGCGGTCCTCCCGGAGGTCGTGGTGAACGCCGCGGGAGCCTGGACGCCGACCATCGCCAAGATGGCCGAGGTGGAAATGCCCATGGCGTTGGACCAGGGAAGCATGCTGGTGCTGGACGGCCGCCTCTGCGGCCGTGTGATCGACCGGCTGCGCCCCCCGTCCAACGGGGACATCGCTGTGCCCAACCATACTTCCACCGTCCTGGGCACGACGTCCGCCTCCGTGGACTCGCCGGAGAAGGCCGAGGTCACCGCCAAGGATGCCGGACTGCTGTTGCACGAAATCTCAGCTATGTTGCCTGAGTGCCGCAGCGCCCGGGTCGTACGGGCGTACTGCGGGGTCAGACCCCTGCTGGGCGGAACGGGGGGCCGGGAGGCCAGCCGGTCCTTCAGCATAGTCCGGAACGAGAGAGCGGAGAACCTGCTGAGCGTGGCCGGAGGAAAGCTGACCACCTATCGCCTCATGGCCGAAAAGGTCTCCGACCAGGCCTGCGCGTTGCTGGGTAAGACATGTCATTGCCGGACCCACATCGAAACGCTCGGTCCTGACACCCCCGTCCTGGGCAAGGGAATCGCCTTGGCCAGACTGCACCGCAAATACGGTGATAGAGCACTATCCATACCCATAGCCGATCAGCGTCTGATTTGCTCCTGCGAACAGGTGCTGAGGTCCGAGGTCCAATACGTCATGGAGGACCCGGACGTCCTGACCATGACCGACGTCATGCGCCGGACCAGGGCCGGCATGGGCTATTGCCAGGGCCTGGACTGCTCCCTCGGCGTACTGGAAATGTTCGTGGAGGCCAGGGACGCGGACCCCATGTCCACGCTCGCCGAGTTCCTGGACGAGAGGGATAAAGGCGCATCGGTCCCCGGGGAACAGTCGAGGCAGGAACTACTGCGCAGGCATCTGCTCCAAGGCGTATACGGCGTCAGGAGGCTGGAGCGATGA
- a CDS encoding sugar phosphate nucleotidyltransferase, whose amino-acid sequence MKAVILAAGEGTRLRPFTVSRPKVMIPIGNRPILEYVVRALAANGITEIILVVGYMKERIMSFFGNGSNFGVKISYAIQEKQLGTAHAALTVRDQIKDEFILVAGDNIIDAQVIADLLRHKGGFSMLVTDSETPSKYGVVQTRDGRVVDIIEKPDKGVGNIINTGIYRFPPEIFDYLERGVMTGKAGITHVMHSYISKINVDVVRSNGRWMDAVYPWDLIRLNEYAFNLTGQETSGTIEAGVTLRGPIYVGAGTRIKAGSYIEGPAVIGEGCEIGPYATIFPTTSIGNGVHIAPFTAIYNSIIMNNVSIGSHSHLSQAVIDDGCRIGPGFSAPSGLAQVRVEDEHFRVDKAGSMVGEFTYMGPKVVLSAGTIIGANSRVGDGAKVSGTLDDRSIVV is encoded by the coding sequence ATGAAAGCTGTCATTCTCGCCGCAGGGGAAGGGACCAGGCTCCGACCGTTCACCGTATCCCGTCCCAAGGTGATGATACCCATCGGCAACCGGCCCATTCTTGAATACGTGGTACGGGCACTGGCCGCCAACGGCATCACCGAAATAATCCTGGTGGTCGGTTATATGAAGGAAAGGATAATGTCCTTCTTCGGTAACGGGTCCAACTTCGGGGTCAAGATATCCTACGCCATCCAGGAGAAGCAACTGGGCACCGCCCACGCCGCCTTGACCGTCCGCGACCAGATCAAGGACGAGTTCATCCTGGTGGCCGGGGACAACATTATCGACGCCCAGGTCATCGCCGACCTGCTTCGGCACAAGGGCGGCTTTTCAATGCTGGTCACCGATTCAGAGACCCCATCCAAATATGGAGTGGTGCAGACCAGGGACGGACGAGTGGTGGACATCATCGAAAAGCCCGACAAGGGCGTGGGGAACATCATCAACACCGGCATCTACCGCTTCCCGCCAGAGATATTCGATTACCTGGAAAGGGGAGTGATGACGGGCAAGGCCGGCATCACCCACGTCATGCACAGCTACATCTCCAAGATCAACGTGGACGTGGTCCGCTCCAACGGCCGTTGGATGGACGCGGTGTATCCCTGGGACCTGATACGCCTGAACGAGTACGCCTTCAACCTGACCGGCCAGGAGACCTCCGGGACCATCGAGGCCGGGGTGACGCTGCGCGGCCCGATCTACGTCGGCGCGGGCACCAGGATAAAGGCTGGTTCCTACATCGAAGGGCCGGCGGTCATCGGCGAAGGATGCGAGATCGGCCCTTACGCCACGATATTCCCGACCACCAGCATAGGGAACGGAGTGCACATCGCGCCCTTCACCGCCATCTACAACTCCATCATCATGAACAATGTCTCCATCGGTTCGCACTCGCATCTCTCCCAGGCGGTGATAGACGACGGATGCCGCATCGGGCCAGGCTTCTCCGCCCCCTCTGGGCTGGCGCAGGTGCGCGTGGAGGACGAGCATTTCCGGGTGGACAAGGCCGGCAGCATGGTCGGAGAGTTCACCTATATGGGTCCCAAGGTCGTGCTGTCCGCCGGTACGATCATCGGGGCGAACTCACGGGTGGGTGACGGGGCCAAGGTCAGCGGCACTCTCGACGACAGGAGCATCGTGGTCTGA
- a CDS encoding SCP2 sterol-binding domain-containing protein codes for MAVKQHLLNAIDKFNEKMQCDAQLREEVGALKKQVNIDLGTEHYSFLLKDSCISHFDEGVLECPDIVVCSDPQTIEDLFTGKLKPMKAWALRKVVIKGSLEDVLKLRKFF; via the coding sequence ATGGCGGTCAAACAACACCTGCTCAACGCTATCGACAAGTTCAACGAGAAGATGCAGTGCGACGCCCAGCTGCGGGAAGAGGTGGGCGCCCTGAAGAAGCAGGTCAACATCGACCTGGGGACGGAGCATTACTCCTTCCTCCTCAAGGACAGCTGCATATCCCATTTCGACGAAGGGGTGCTGGAGTGCCCGGACATCGTGGTGTGCTCGGACCCCCAGACCATCGAGGACCTTTTCACTGGCAAGCTGAAGCCCATGAAGGCCTGGGCCTTGCGCAAAGTGGTCATAAAAGGTTCGCTCGAGGACGTGTTGAAGCTGCGCAAGTTCTTTTGA
- a CDS encoding phosphoglycolate phosphatase: MKMRYRAMVCDVDGTITDPRRVIQTLGIETLRKVQDKGYMVMLASGNVLPIAYGLSTFIGLQGPVVAENGGIVSYRDEVHRLFSNEEPLRAFAHLQKKIPGIKRLYTDQWRQTEVALNRSADLVKVRELLSGWPVDIEATGFAIHMMEKGHSKMAGVAKACQLLDLDPSEVVAFGDADNDAIMLRGCGYGVAVGNASELAKQAADYVAKKEHSEGVLEGLEHLKML, translated from the coding sequence ATGAAGATGCGATATCGGGCGATGGTGTGCGATGTGGACGGCACCATCACCGATCCCCGCAGGGTCATCCAGACCCTGGGGATAGAGACGTTGAGGAAAGTGCAGGACAAAGGATACATGGTCATGCTGGCCAGCGGGAACGTTCTCCCTATCGCCTACGGCCTTTCAACTTTCATCGGTCTCCAAGGACCGGTAGTGGCGGAGAACGGCGGCATCGTCTCGTACCGGGACGAGGTACATCGACTATTTTCCAACGAGGAGCCCCTCAGGGCCTTTGCTCATCTTCAAAAGAAGATACCTGGGATAAAGCGCCTTTATACCGACCAGTGGCGGCAGACCGAGGTGGCGCTCAACCGCAGCGCCGACCTGGTGAAGGTGCGGGAGCTGCTATCAGGATGGCCAGTGGACATCGAGGCCACCGGCTTCGCCATCCACATGATGGAGAAGGGGCACAGCAAGATGGCCGGAGTGGCCAAGGCCTGCCAGTTGCTGGACCTGGACCCCTCGGAGGTGGTGGCCTTCGGGGACGCGGACAATGACGCCATCATGCTGCGGGGGTGCGGCTACGGGGTGGCAGTGGGGAACGCCTCGGAGCTGGCCAAGCAAGCGGCGGACTACGTGGCGAAGAAAGAGCACTCCGAGGGCGTGCTGGAAGGCCTGGAGCACCTGAAGATGCTCTGA
- a CDS encoding ABC transporter ATP-binding protein produces the protein MLSAQDISFMYREKPVLENVDLTVNNGEILGILGPNGCGKTTLLKLLNRNLHPQSGKVLMNGTDLEDVSKKHIARHIAVVPQSNEIRFAFSVRDIVTMGRMPFLDSFRGESSDDMRIVEEAMEKTGITEFADRLINNMSGGERQRVIIARAIAQEPDILLLDEPTLHLDINHQFEILDLVKKLSDNEGLTVVIVSHDLPMVTKYCDRMVLIHDHRIFAEGTPGEVLTRENMRTAFNIDAAFEYDETLKRNSIKILGSCPKY, from the coding sequence ATGCTGAGCGCCCAGGACATCAGTTTCATGTACCGGGAAAAGCCCGTCCTGGAGAACGTTGACCTTACGGTGAACAATGGGGAGATACTGGGCATTCTGGGGCCGAACGGGTGTGGCAAGACCACTCTCCTGAAGCTCTTGAACCGCAACCTCCACCCGCAGAGCGGGAAGGTGCTGATGAACGGCACCGACCTCGAGGACGTTTCAAAGAAACACATCGCCAGGCACATTGCAGTGGTCCCGCAGAGCAATGAGATCAGGTTCGCCTTCTCGGTGAGGGACATAGTGACCATGGGGCGTATGCCGTTCCTCGACAGTTTCAGGGGGGAATCGTCTGACGACATGCGCATCGTGGAAGAGGCGATGGAGAAGACGGGCATCACGGAGTTCGCCGACAGGCTCATCAACAACATGAGCGGAGGGGAGCGTCAGCGTGTGATCATTGCCAGAGCGATCGCACAAGAGCCGGATATACTGCTTTTGGACGAACCTACGCTGCATCTGGACATCAACCACCAGTTCGAGATCCTGGACCTGGTGAAGAAATTATCCGACAATGAAGGGCTGACGGTGGTCATCGTTTCGCACGATCTGCCTATGGTGACCAAATACTGCGATCGTATGGTGCTCATCCATGATCACAGGATATTCGCCGAGGGAACCCCGGGGGAAGTGCTCACGAGGGAGAACATGAGAACGGCGTTCAACATCGATGCGGCATTCGAATACGATGAGACACTGAAAAGGAACAGTATCAAGATACTCGGTTCCTGCCCGAAGTATTGA
- a CDS encoding GTP cyclohydrolase, FolE2/MptA family, giving the protein MSKSDVQNRHLTNGFKLTRVGVTGVKKPVRVHRGGKDTCLNCDIDVFVDLPSTQRGSHLSRNLEVISEIVEQGVSQPIKGLEVLAADVCRKLLERHDYATYAEVHINADYFLERTLPTGRKSIESYKLVAKASHKRGNGMTKMIGVRVIGMTACPCAMESVDKFVEDIVRDILKAVVERYSDLPDTTEVIVRSESKESIHKHNAMAERITTLGELRRDSE; this is encoded by the coding sequence ATTTCTAAGAGCGATGTTCAGAACCGGCATTTGACCAATGGGTTCAAATTGACCCGGGTGGGGGTCACCGGGGTCAAGAAGCCGGTGCGGGTGCACCGCGGGGGCAAGGACACCTGCCTCAACTGCGATATCGACGTTTTCGTCGACCTGCCTTCCACCCAGAGGGGCTCCCACCTCTCCCGGAACCTGGAGGTCATTTCGGAGATCGTGGAGCAGGGGGTAAGCCAGCCGATCAAGGGACTGGAGGTCCTGGCCGCGGACGTGTGCCGCAAGCTGCTGGAGCGCCACGATTACGCCACCTACGCCGAGGTGCACATAAACGCCGACTACTTCCTGGAGAGGACCTTGCCGACCGGACGCAAGAGCATAGAGTCCTACAAGCTGGTGGCCAAGGCCAGCCACAAACGGGGCAATGGCATGACCAAGATGATCGGCGTGCGGGTCATAGGCATGACCGCCTGCCCCTGCGCCATGGAGTCGGTGGACAAGTTCGTCGAGGACATCGTGCGCGACATCCTCAAGGCCGTCGTGGAGCGCTACAGCGACCTGCCCGACACGACCGAGGTCATCGTGCGGTCGGAGAGCAAGGAGTCCATCCACAAGCACAACGCCATGGCCGAGAGGATCACCACCCTCGGCGAGCTGCGACGGGATTCGGAATGA
- a CDS encoding heterodisulfide reductase-related iron-sulfur binding cluster has product MNEGRCIKCGSCLRACPVLNDHAGRSFPGPRTVGVDAPRFPEQYSIGSDALMCTMCHACEWACPSSITLTRSMAKLREGLATATAPLPGHRRMKENVRRFGRTVEGDFQGWKENGKKVLYFPGCIGLGRQPELVEAASRFLDSMGIEHDISSQVVCCGSPLLKIGATAEAEELKRKNMEVFAAYDQIITSCPGCTYQLREHYGVQVKHLVELLPGRSFRSKAEGRWALQIPCHLKRGLSPWAAEGMVDALVQAGIDIVRLKEEDSCCGGGGGLLSGFPETSSSMARSKAEVYEKAGAKGVITSCPFCSLNLRKAGLVVLDVSQVLAWKE; this is encoded by the coding sequence ATGAACGAAGGGCGCTGCATCAAGTGCGGCAGCTGCCTGCGGGCCTGTCCGGTTCTAAACGATCACGCTGGAAGGTCCTTCCCCGGGCCCAGGACAGTGGGGGTGGACGCCCCCCGCTTCCCCGAACAGTACAGCATAGGCAGCGACGCCCTGATGTGCACCATGTGCCACGCCTGCGAGTGGGCCTGCCCTTCGTCCATTACCCTCACCCGCTCCATGGCCAAACTGAGGGAGGGACTGGCCACCGCGACCGCGCCCCTGCCGGGCCACCGGCGCATGAAGGAGAACGTGAGGCGCTTCGGCCGGACGGTGGAAGGGGATTTTCAGGGATGGAAGGAGAACGGGAAGAAGGTGCTCTACTTCCCCGGCTGCATCGGACTGGGGCGGCAGCCAGAGCTGGTCGAGGCCGCCTCCCGTTTTCTTGATTCCATGGGGATCGAGCATGACATCTCTAGCCAGGTGGTATGCTGCGGCTCGCCCCTGCTGAAGATAGGCGCCACCGCGGAAGCGGAGGAGCTTAAGCGGAAGAACATGGAGGTCTTCGCCGCCTACGACCAGATAATCACGTCCTGCCCCGGGTGCACCTACCAGCTGAGGGAGCATTACGGTGTTCAGGTCAAGCATCTGGTGGAGCTGCTTCCCGGACGGTCGTTCAGATCCAAGGCCGAGGGACGCTGGGCCTTGCAGATCCCTTGTCATCTGAAACGGGGGTTGAGCCCCTGGGCGGCCGAGGGCATGGTCGACGCCCTGGTCCAGGCCGGTATTGACATCGTCAGGCTGAAGGAAGAGGACTCCTGCTGCGGCGGGGGAGGCGGGCTGCTCTCGGGGTTCCCGGAAACATCGTCATCCATGGCCAGGTCCAAGGCCGAGGTCTACGAAAAGGCGGGGGCGAAGGGGGTCATCACCTCCTGCCCCTTCTGCTCCCTGAACCTGAGGAAGGCCGGATTGGTGGTCCTGGACGTGTCACAGGTCCTGGCGTGGAAAGAATGA